Proteins encoded by one window of Erysipelothrix rhusiopathiae:
- the metG gene encoding methionine--tRNA ligase: MKNNKNYYITTAIAYTSAKPHIGNIYEIVLADSIARFKRAQGYNVRFQTGTDEHGQKIEDNAKEHNMLPKDYVDNISGVIRGLFDLMNVKYDYFIRTTDDYHKEQVQKVFKKLFDQGDLYKGNYEGWYCKSCESFYSDSQVEDETCPECGGKVVRQQESCYFFKMSNYQERLVQYIKDNPSFIQPESRKNEMLQNFLKEDLYDLAVSRTSFKWGIPVDFDPEHVVYVWIDALINYITGLGYDVDGNNGPLFDEFWPADVHLIGKDILRFHTIYWPILLMALDIELPKQIFGHPWLLTGDSKMSKSKGNAVYVDDLTSVLGVDPVRYIMLHEMPFERDGHLTYELMIERINTDLANIIGNLVNRTISMTNKYFDGVLTVNHVDDDMDDELIAACKNLIPNVEAKMDTLHVADAISEIVALFRKGNKYIDDTQPWVLAKDETKQERLQTVLYNLTELIRIGGIALESFIPETSQRILAQLQTEHTSFESAKTFGLFELNKPVVSKTDIIFNRLDVKETLELLEKEVEPVVETSVVEEEEVKEITFDQFQDVELRTGTIVKVDKHPKADKLYVLQVDLGSKEVTVVSSLVDFFTEEELLNHKVVLVANLKPVKLRGVMSNGMILTAEEGDKVRLVTGGDVANGTLLR; encoded by the coding sequence ATGAAAAACAATAAAAATTACTATATAACAACCGCTATTGCTTATACATCAGCAAAACCTCATATTGGAAACATTTATGAGATTGTGCTAGCAGATAGTATTGCGCGCTTTAAACGTGCTCAAGGTTATAATGTTCGTTTTCAAACAGGAACGGATGAACATGGTCAAAAAATAGAAGATAATGCGAAAGAACACAATATGTTACCGAAAGATTATGTTGATAATATTTCAGGTGTGATTCGTGGTCTATTTGATCTGATGAATGTTAAATACGATTATTTTATTCGTACAACGGATGATTACCATAAAGAGCAAGTTCAAAAGGTTTTCAAAAAACTCTTTGATCAAGGTGATTTATACAAAGGGAATTATGAAGGATGGTACTGTAAATCGTGTGAATCATTCTATTCTGACTCACAGGTAGAAGATGAAACCTGTCCCGAGTGTGGTGGGAAAGTTGTACGCCAACAAGAATCATGTTACTTCTTTAAAATGAGTAACTATCAAGAACGACTTGTACAATATATCAAGGATAATCCTTCATTTATTCAACCTGAATCACGTAAGAATGAGATGCTTCAAAACTTCCTTAAAGAAGATCTTTACGATCTTGCGGTTTCACGAACCAGTTTCAAGTGGGGAATTCCAGTAGACTTTGATCCAGAACATGTTGTATATGTTTGGATTGATGCACTGATTAACTACATAACTGGTTTAGGTTATGATGTTGACGGGAATAACGGACCACTCTTTGATGAGTTTTGGCCTGCAGATGTTCATTTAATTGGAAAAGATATTTTGCGTTTCCACACAATTTACTGGCCAATTTTATTAATGGCACTTGATATTGAGTTACCAAAACAAATCTTTGGACACCCATGGTTACTTACTGGCGACAGCAAGATGAGTAAATCCAAAGGGAATGCGGTATATGTTGATGATCTCACATCGGTACTAGGAGTTGATCCAGTTCGTTACATTATGCTTCATGAAATGCCTTTTGAACGTGATGGTCATCTCACCTATGAGTTAATGATTGAACGTATTAATACAGACCTTGCGAATATTATTGGAAACCTTGTTAATCGTACAATCTCCATGACAAATAAATACTTTGATGGTGTATTAACAGTTAATCATGTAGATGATGACATGGATGATGAGTTGATTGCCGCATGTAAAAATTTAATTCCTAATGTTGAAGCGAAGATGGATACACTTCATGTAGCGGATGCAATTTCTGAAATTGTTGCGCTCTTTAGAAAAGGGAATAAGTATATTGACGATACACAACCTTGGGTTCTTGCGAAAGATGAAACAAAACAAGAACGTCTTCAAACAGTACTCTATAATCTAACGGAATTGATTCGTATTGGTGGTATTGCACTGGAATCATTCATTCCCGAAACATCACAACGCATTCTAGCACAATTACAAACAGAACATACATCGTTTGAAAGTGCGAAGACGTTTGGTCTCTTTGAACTTAATAAACCTGTCGTTTCAAAAACAGACATCATTTTTAATCGTTTAGATGTGAAAGAAACACTTGAGTTATTAGAAAAGGAGGTAGAACCTGTGGTAGAAACAAGCGTTGTTGAAGAAGAAGAAGTAAAAGAAATTACGTTTGATCAATTCCAAGATGTTGAACTTCGTACGGGGACAATCGTTAAAGTCGATAAACACCCTAAAGCAGATAAGCTCTATGTATTACAAGTTGATTTAGGCAGCAAAGAAGTAACTGTAGTAAGCAGTCTTGTAGATTTCTTTACTGAAGAAGAACTCCTCAATCATAAAGTTGTTCTTGTTGCAAACCTCAAACCCGTTAAACTTCGCGGTGTTATGTCAAATGGTATGATTCTTACAGCTGAAGAAGGCGATAAAGTAAGACTTGTAACCGGCGGTGATGTAGCAAACGGAACGTTATTACGTTAA
- a CDS encoding GntR family transcriptional regulator, with protein MFTINTRIATPIFEQIIQQVGKFIAMGILQPHEQLPTVRSLAKDLGVNPNTVSKAYHECEMNGLIYSIPGKGSFVSEHEKGVSNLVSDAYQELTAIYHKLLELGETQETILNILKESHNDTIH; from the coding sequence ATGTTTACAATTAATACACGGATTGCAACACCAATATTTGAACAGATTATTCAACAGGTTGGAAAGTTTATTGCTATGGGGATACTTCAACCACATGAACAACTTCCAACAGTTCGTTCTCTAGCCAAAGATCTTGGTGTTAATCCCAATACAGTCTCAAAGGCTTATCACGAATGTGAAATGAATGGGCTAATTTATTCAATCCCTGGAAAGGGATCTTTTGTCAGCGAGCATGAGAAAGGTGTCAGTAACCTCGTTAGCGATGCTTATCAAGAACTCACCGCAATCTATCATAAATTACTTGAATTAGGAGAAACACAAGAAACTATACTTAATATATTGAAGGAGTCACATAATGATACGATTCACTAA
- a CDS encoding histidine phosphatase family protein, with product MKIVLVRHGYTTSNEEGTYSGWSDVHLSKQGIEDLKQYKLEYAYPKTERYYTSDLTRTIDTFEILYGKETPIYESSKELREIYFGDYEDVHGDDVSENYFDGFLINKRIAHGETLTEFSYRIISKLECILKDMKANNVESSTIVCHSGVIKTLLIFLENRPFLDFREIHAPNGLGYILDVDFEDSLNRIILKNVEELPKK from the coding sequence ATGAAAATTGTATTAGTAAGACATGGTTATACGACTTCTAATGAAGAAGGAACGTATTCAGGTTGGTCTGATGTTCACTTGTCGAAACAAGGAATCGAAGACTTAAAACAATATAAATTGGAGTACGCATATCCAAAAACAGAGCGTTATTACACATCTGATTTAACACGTACCATTGATACGTTTGAAATTCTTTACGGAAAAGAAACACCAATTTATGAATCAAGTAAAGAATTACGAGAAATATACTTTGGTGATTATGAAGATGTACATGGGGATGATGTATCCGAAAACTATTTCGACGGATTCCTTATTAACAAACGCATTGCTCATGGAGAAACGTTGACGGAATTTAGCTATCGCATTATATCTAAGTTGGAATGCATTCTCAAAGATATGAAAGCAAACAATGTGGAATCTTCTACAATTGTTTGTCATTCGGGTGTTATTAAAACCCTGTTAATATTCTTAGAAAACAGACCTTTCTTAGACTTTAGAGAAATTCATGCACCTAATGGACTGGGATACATACTTGATGTTGATTTCGAGGATTCGTTAAATCGCATTATCTTAAAGAACGTAGAAGAATTACCTAAAAAATAG
- a CDS encoding Cna B-type domain-containing protein encodes MKTRIIKSGLTVLLITMVLLSINTSFVSAEGNSSSSEKTITNSIQIDNMNEGEVRVFKTAKPIPNSINRWEISIDVFGRLKREPSDIVLVLDTSGSMDPQKNPQGIDRISKAKREAIHFVNEIFERDASARVALVSYGTKVSSNSFHTKQESNLLINEIKSLKAEGGTFTQGALYEAKMLLNQSSAPNKTIVLLSDGQPTYRYPLKAKVNQDLLRYDGNVIVQKRYNGQQRPFDIGITSSSNQAIPGYRFKSRPNTNVFDYNAMVYGTGNEYYLDELGELRSQGNQNYFVYMSSADAAIIESNQIHQEQIHLYAIGFDTDARGTDILKRISNNNYYDASSSRDNLDDIFKKISNNIYSAAKDIHIEDPMSDAFIVDESSLTEELKSMFDVTHQRFNIRSQGLLDEDGDIQHFGYKYEVATKASSTISENDFYELNKTTMITYSDVKNQTVKKTIKVPQAKPTPVRLKTEVYKADKSRDLNTKYQIDVLFKSKDKEHKLRNESASNKVSTSWSFTDHGAYDVMIDSLNVDSSTHNLDDYDVVYEYYEHQNGVRKPVSGLNIHEHPESYEVVVKLYQKPLGTITIDKTVKQGSKTVYPEDTFTFEVFNDDYKIDEILLKSGESRTLDNLPIGQYQIREKERAGYTSRNPNQSFEVTYSNRNHELHFINDVENRTSYFVEKVWVGGTVRHSDVRIDLKQNGTPLNTPKVLEKGNKTLEFTNLPRFDEAGNEYVYSPYELDSPDHFESSVAGNKITNTYVIPQRSYTVTKVWDGGPLIKPNITIQLYQNNQPYKRIELESGQTSYTWDELPETDDQGNAFNYHVEEMNVPENYEMHVDDATITNTYISPTRDISVMKEWIGGPVTKPTIEIALLADGYEVDRQVMESGTNQITFKNQPVNDRNGLPISYKAIETKGAQDYINIPSDNPLVIKNEYRQPKITEPIIATKIWEGGPSEKPDVEMVLYRQSTSTKERVDSKVLSSGQTKVLFTDLEKTDKDGNLYTYWIEEGNQEHLFKEHHYTAERKDAFTIVNRYQSPKTTFTMNKVWDGGPEIKPDIEVQLLKNGENAGVPVILHHGETSYTWSDLDEYDNNGNKIDYRVREIHEPKGYVQEIDQSGSTITNHFNPEMRTINAYLYWENGPDQKPTVTFNLYQIINGIETPVGDPKTLETGVSSVSWDVPAQTQEGQNIEYFVKQTDLTDDYTMRYGSDRLIVINTYHPPVHEIVLDKQWVGGAMTQAEAEFTLYQNGNIYDVVKLGYNDSSYTWLVNSKDLKGNEMNYKLEETSVPDHFVSETIDAWTFRNTYTSPKKDVTVTKHWINAPDNVPTVHLQLLRNNEPIGNPISLENGQTTYTWKNLDETDEHGNAYEYRVHEIDPPEGYVVQYSEDGLEIFNKYQGDVSSIQKDKPNPQTPLEKNTEPKEENSNKPMSNGVLPQTGVGNRVLIISGGFMIGMGILILLKKKD; translated from the coding sequence TAGATAACATGAATGAAGGGGAGGTTCGAGTGTTTAAAACAGCGAAACCGATCCCAAACAGTATCAATCGTTGGGAAATATCGATTGATGTGTTCGGACGTTTAAAACGCGAACCGTCAGATATTGTTTTAGTACTCGACACATCAGGAAGTATGGATCCACAGAAAAACCCACAAGGAATTGACCGAATTTCTAAAGCGAAACGTGAGGCAATTCATTTTGTGAATGAAATTTTTGAAAGAGATGCCTCAGCACGTGTTGCACTGGTATCTTATGGAACCAAAGTATCCTCAAACTCTTTTCATACGAAACAAGAATCAAATTTATTAATCAATGAAATTAAGAGTCTTAAAGCAGAAGGGGGAACGTTTACTCAAGGGGCACTATATGAAGCGAAAATGCTATTAAATCAAAGTAGCGCACCCAATAAAACAATTGTATTATTATCTGATGGACAACCGACTTACCGATATCCACTCAAAGCGAAAGTAAATCAAGATTTGCTTCGTTACGATGGCAATGTTATCGTCCAAAAACGTTATAATGGACAACAACGTCCTTTTGATATTGGGATAACAAGTTCAAGTAATCAAGCCATTCCAGGGTATCGATTTAAGTCACGCCCGAATACGAATGTATTTGATTATAATGCGATGGTTTATGGAACGGGTAATGAATATTATTTGGATGAACTTGGGGAACTAAGATCCCAAGGGAATCAAAATTATTTCGTATATATGTCCTCGGCAGATGCAGCAATAATCGAATCCAATCAAATCCACCAGGAACAAATTCATTTATATGCAATAGGATTTGATACGGATGCTAGAGGAACAGATATCTTAAAACGTATTAGTAATAACAATTATTATGATGCTTCATCAAGTCGCGATAATTTGGACGACATATTTAAGAAAATTTCAAATAATATTTATTCTGCAGCGAAGGATATTCATATTGAAGACCCTATGTCTGATGCCTTCATCGTCGATGAATCAAGCTTAACAGAAGAACTTAAATCAATGTTTGATGTGACACATCAACGCTTCAACATTCGAAGTCAAGGTTTACTCGATGAGGATGGCGATATCCAGCATTTCGGTTATAAATATGAAGTGGCTACCAAAGCATCCTCTACCATCAGTGAAAATGATTTCTATGAACTTAATAAAACAACGATGATTACATATAGCGATGTTAAGAATCAAACCGTTAAGAAAACGATTAAGGTACCACAAGCTAAACCCACACCGGTACGACTTAAAACCGAAGTCTATAAGGCTGACAAATCTCGAGATTTAAATACAAAGTATCAAATTGATGTTCTATTTAAATCTAAAGATAAGGAACATAAACTTCGTAATGAAAGTGCATCGAATAAAGTCTCAACTTCTTGGTCTTTTACCGACCACGGAGCATATGATGTCATGATTGATTCATTAAACGTTGATTCATCAACGCATAATCTGGATGACTATGATGTTGTGTATGAATATTACGAGCATCAAAACGGTGTGCGTAAACCTGTCTCGGGTTTAAACATCCACGAACATCCTGAATCCTATGAAGTAGTTGTTAAGCTGTATCAAAAACCACTCGGTACCATCACAATTGATAAGACTGTAAAGCAAGGATCAAAGACAGTCTATCCGGAAGATACGTTTACTTTTGAAGTGTTTAATGACGACTACAAAATTGATGAGATTTTGTTAAAATCAGGAGAATCACGTACGCTTGATAACCTACCCATTGGTCAGTATCAAATCCGCGAGAAAGAACGAGCAGGCTATACATCGAGAAACCCTAACCAAAGCTTTGAAGTTACATATTCTAACCGTAATCATGAACTGCATTTTATCAATGACGTGGAGAATAGAACATCTTACTTTGTAGAAAAAGTTTGGGTAGGTGGAACGGTGCGTCATAGTGATGTCCGAATTGATCTAAAACAAAACGGAACCCCTCTTAATACCCCAAAAGTTCTTGAAAAAGGAAACAAGACACTTGAGTTTACCAACCTTCCTCGTTTTGATGAAGCAGGTAATGAATATGTCTATTCCCCTTATGAACTGGATAGTCCAGATCATTTTGAATCTTCTGTAGCAGGTAATAAGATTACAAATACATATGTTATTCCGCAAAGAAGCTACACAGTTACTAAAGTTTGGGATGGTGGACCGCTTATTAAACCAAACATAACAATCCAGCTATATCAAAACAATCAACCTTATAAACGCATTGAACTTGAGTCGGGTCAAACCTCATACACATGGGATGAACTCCCAGAGACGGACGATCAAGGAAATGCATTCAATTACCATGTCGAAGAAATGAACGTTCCCGAAAATTATGAAATGCACGTTGATGACGCAACAATCACCAATACCTATATCAGTCCGACTCGTGATATTTCTGTTATGAAAGAATGGATTGGTGGTCCTGTTACAAAACCAACGATTGAAATTGCATTGCTTGCTGATGGTTATGAGGTAGATCGTCAAGTGATGGAATCTGGAACGAACCAAATTACATTTAAAAATCAACCAGTTAATGATCGCAATGGTTTACCAATAAGCTACAAAGCAATTGAAACAAAAGGAGCACAAGATTATATCAACATCCCCTCCGACAATCCACTTGTTATTAAAAATGAATACCGACAACCCAAAATTACAGAGCCCATCATCGCAACAAAAATTTGGGAAGGCGGACCATCGGAAAAACCTGATGTGGAAATGGTTCTTTATCGCCAAAGCACATCCACGAAGGAACGTGTGGATTCAAAAGTATTAAGCAGTGGACAAACTAAAGTATTATTTACCGATTTAGAGAAAACAGATAAGGACGGAAATCTCTATACGTATTGGATTGAAGAAGGAAATCAAGAGCACTTGTTCAAGGAGCACCACTATACGGCAGAACGCAAGGATGCCTTCACAATCGTGAATCGCTATCAATCCCCTAAAACCACCTTTACGATGAATAAAGTTTGGGATGGTGGTCCTGAGATTAAACCAGATATTGAAGTGCAACTTTTAAAAAATGGTGAAAATGCAGGCGTTCCGGTAATCCTTCATCACGGAGAAACAAGCTATACATGGTCTGATCTCGATGAATATGATAACAACGGGAATAAAATTGATTATCGCGTCCGAGAGATTCATGAACCTAAAGGTTACGTACAAGAAATCGATCAATCAGGATCTACGATTACAAATCATTTCAATCCAGAGATGAGAACAATCAATGCTTATCTATATTGGGAAAATGGTCCAGATCAAAAGCCGACTGTAACATTTAATCTCTATCAAATCATCAATGGTATTGAAACACCAGTTGGAGATCCAAAAACCTTAGAAACAGGCGTATCAAGTGTATCGTGGGATGTACCCGCGCAGACACAAGAAGGCCAAAATATCGAGTATTTTGTGAAGCAAACAGATCTTACTGATGATTATACGATGCGCTATGGTTCAGACCGATTAATCGTAATCAACACCTACCACCCTCCTGTTCATGAAATAGTATTAGACAAACAATGGGTAGGTGGTGCTATGACTCAAGCAGAGGCGGAATTTACACTTTACCAAAACGGAAACATCTATGATGTTGTGAAGCTTGGATATAACGATTCAAGCTATACATGGCTTGTGAATTCAAAAGATTTGAAGGGGAATGAAATGAATTATAAACTTGAAGAAACTTCGGTACCTGATCATTTCGTTTCGGAAACAATTGATGCATGGACATTCCGAAATACTTATACATCCCCTAAAAAAGATGTAACTGTTACGAAACATTGGATTAATGCCCCTGATAATGTTCCGACGGTTCATCTCCAACTTTTAAGAAATAATGAACCGATAGGTAATCCAATCTCACTCGAGAACGGACAAACAACCTATACATGGAAAAATCTTGATGAAACAGATGAACATGGAAACGCCTATGAATACCGTGTTCATGAAATTGATCCACCCGAAGGTTATGTGGTTCAATACAGTGAAGATGGACTGGAAATATTCAACAAATATCAAGGAGATGTATCCAGTATTCAAAAAGATAAACCAAATCCTCAAACTCCACTTGAAAAAAATACAGAGCCAAAAGAAGAGAATAGTAATAAACCAATGAGCAATGGAGTACTCCCCCAAACAGGAGTTGGTAACCGTGTTTTAATTATTTCTGGAGGTTTCATGATAGGAATGGGTATTCTTATATTATTGAAAAAGAAAGATTAG
- a CDS encoding ABC transporter ATP-binding protein, which yields MIRFTNVNKKFDNKIVLEDINITFEDGSIIGLVGKNGSGKSTLLRLISGVLHADAGVVLINDQLVYDNPETKKDLFFVGDDPFFFSQSTIKDMQQFYKVFYKSFDDNYYRELLSLFGLDENRKINALSKGMKRQVSLLLALASKPKILLLDEAFDGLDPIMRFRIKQLLGEMILDHNSTVIISSHNLRELEDICDTVAIIDENNIMMNQSTNDFGSIYHRYQIAFDVETKISDFDFMNPLNVTGSARIFSIILKGDREKIEADLNSMNPLLIEHNDVTLEEIFIYEMENKNNENID from the coding sequence ATGATACGATTCACTAATGTTAATAAAAAATTTGATAATAAAATAGTACTCGAGGACATCAACATTACGTTTGAAGATGGTTCGATTATCGGTCTTGTTGGTAAGAATGGCTCGGGTAAATCAACCCTTTTACGTCTTATCAGTGGCGTACTGCATGCAGATGCTGGTGTCGTTTTAATTAATGATCAACTGGTCTATGATAATCCCGAAACTAAAAAGGACTTGTTCTTTGTTGGGGATGATCCTTTCTTCTTTAGTCAATCAACGATTAAAGATATGCAACAATTTTATAAAGTATTCTATAAGTCCTTTGATGATAATTACTACCGTGAACTGCTCAGTTTGTTTGGTTTAGATGAAAATCGTAAAATAAACGCATTATCAAAAGGAATGAAACGCCAAGTATCACTTTTACTTGCGCTCGCATCAAAGCCAAAGATTTTACTTCTCGATGAAGCATTTGACGGGCTTGATCCGATTATGAGATTTCGAATTAAACAATTGCTTGGAGAAATGATTCTTGATCATAACTCAACTGTTATTATTTCATCTCATAATTTAAGAGAGCTTGAAGATATTTGCGATACCGTTGCGATTATTGATGAAAATAATATTATGATGAATCAATCAACCAATGACTTTGGTTCAATTTACCACCGTTACCAAATTGCATTTGATGTGGAAACGAAGATTTCAGATTTTGATTTTATGAATCCTTTAAATGTAACGGGTTCGGCACGAATCTTTTCGATAATTCTCAAAGGCGATCGTGAAAAAATTGAAGCGGACCTCAATTCAATGAATCCGTTACTCATCGAACATAACGATGTGACGCTCGAAGAGATATTTATTTATGAAATGGAGAACAAAAATAATGAAAACATTGATTAA
- a CDS encoding beta-carotene 15,15'-monooxygenase — MKTLINSRINFDYLKFNFKKYKGLLLFYTILLMTSFPIPTLIRWIQTPDRYHYENYSTGSVYVPIIITIFLSIVTPMILFNYLSSKKSVDVFHSLPIKRSDLFLTNYVASLLIIFIPFTIAYFSGYALNNLLYSASLKWYHIETYFQLLAIFFATTTPVMFVLMNTGTLSDALIYTVIIFVAPFLAFGALELFASTFVIGYTSMRMDSIAFLSPPTSVLFGLKSMNSPYDMGLYASYWLILGLILLSVSLVIHDGRKSEKSETPFVNNWFFPLIIYLFTGIVLVFLLPIFAIGNRTLTVGSVVMPVLIALLLFTLLNIIKNRSLKNMTVILKNYTIFAVVLMIFCTILYTTDGFGYTYYIPKIDKIESVTITSQGEIYGNENEDFLPSGGNYLFQKDLHITREHPELLQLTNTFHYSITNQLIEKEPSVSSNLEQTSDYTPIYIEYKLKSGSKIKRRFNVKDELLKPLYPAVNNPATLKDTNIFFNEEKQINQIYIFNNTLTEGYRFTGSRSELIETYKEDLQNTDFQPNGDTLNFVLAYKVKDRDYGNDYLLNIDNRHPKTTEYIKNNLKPIDDVNTEAVIYRDDNGDSLFSKGISASSSIYVSDRVSNYDSDFVNSSELKSLKDKVSSFVISNNPHDVYRVNVEVSDLNIYFEYYLSVRKDA; from the coding sequence ATGAAAACATTGATTAACTCAAGAATTAATTTTGATTACTTAAAGTTTAACTTTAAGAAATACAAAGGTTTACTCTTATTCTATACAATTCTTCTTATGACTTCGTTTCCAATACCAACTTTAATCCGTTGGATTCAAACTCCAGACCGTTATCATTATGAAAATTATTCTACCGGTTCAGTGTATGTGCCTATTATCATCACAATATTCTTATCGATTGTGACACCGATGATTCTCTTTAACTATTTAAGTAGTAAGAAATCTGTTGATGTGTTTCATTCATTACCCATTAAGCGTAGTGACTTGTTTCTCACGAACTATGTAGCTTCACTACTCATTATTTTCATTCCGTTTACCATCGCCTATTTCTCTGGCTATGCACTCAACAATCTTTTGTACAGTGCATCCTTAAAGTGGTATCACATTGAAACTTACTTCCAGTTACTCGCAATCTTCTTTGCAACGACAACACCTGTTATGTTCGTCTTAATGAATACAGGAACACTTTCAGATGCATTGATCTACACGGTAATTATCTTTGTAGCGCCATTTTTAGCTTTCGGCGCATTAGAACTCTTTGCATCCACATTTGTAATTGGATACACCTCCATGAGAATGGACTCTATAGCATTCTTATCACCGCCTACTTCCGTATTATTCGGATTAAAATCGATGAATTCTCCCTATGATATGGGTCTTTATGCTTCATATTGGTTGATACTTGGGCTCATACTCTTGTCAGTATCACTTGTAATTCATGATGGCCGTAAATCTGAGAAAAGTGAGACACCATTTGTTAATAATTGGTTTTTCCCATTAATCATCTATTTATTTACTGGTATCGTTTTAGTATTCTTACTTCCAATCTTTGCGATTGGAAATCGAACGCTTACTGTAGGTTCAGTAGTTATGCCTGTTTTAATCGCTTTACTGCTCTTTACACTTTTAAACATTATCAAAAATCGTTCACTTAAAAATATGACCGTAATCCTTAAAAACTATACAATCTTTGCGGTTGTGTTAATGATATTCTGTACAATTTTGTATACAACAGATGGTTTCGGATATACATATTACATTCCGAAGATTGATAAAATTGAGTCTGTCACCATAACGTCTCAAGGCGAAATTTATGGAAACGAAAATGAGGACTTCCTTCCTAGTGGAGGAAACTATCTATTTCAAAAAGACTTACATATTACCCGTGAACATCCAGAATTGCTTCAACTTACAAATACATTCCATTATTCAATCACTAATCAATTGATTGAAAAAGAACCCTCAGTAAGTTCAAATCTTGAACAAACTTCGGATTATACTCCCATCTACATTGAGTACAAACTCAAAAGTGGAAGTAAAATAAAACGTCGTTTCAATGTTAAGGATGAGTTACTAAAACCACTCTATCCTGCAGTTAATAATCCTGCAACTTTAAAAGATACAAACATCTTTTTTAATGAAGAAAAACAAATCAATCAGATTTATATCTTCAATAATACCTTAACTGAAGGATATCGATTTACAGGTTCACGAAGTGAACTCATCGAAACATATAAAGAAGACCTTCAAAACACTGATTTCCAACCCAATGGTGATACATTAAACTTTGTCCTTGCTTATAAGGTAAAAGATCGTGACTATGGGAACGATTACCTTTTAAACATTGATAATCGCCATCCAAAAACAACAGAGTACATCAAAAACAACTTGAAACCTATCGATGACGTCAATACTGAAGCCGTAATCTATCGCGACGATAATGGAGATTCTTTATTCTCTAAAGGAATCAGTGCTTCTTCATCGATCTATGTCAGTGACCGAGTAAGTAATTACGATTCGGATTTTGTGAATTCAAGCGAATTGAAATCTCTCAAAGACAAGGTCTCTTCATTTGTCATTTCAAATAACCCTCATGATGTCTACCGGGTAAATGTTGAAGTTTCAGATCTTAATATTTATTTTGAATACTACCTCTCGGTAAGAAAAGACGCCTAG